The nucleotide window AATGATTCAAGTTCTTCTTTGAATCTCTGCTCATCCTGCTTTAGTTTCTCGATTTTTGTCTTTTTTGCGGCAAGGTGTGCATTTACGAACTTTAGGTATTGGTTTGTATTTGACATGTCATCCTTGAAGCGCTCAGACTTGTCCTGAACCGATTCCTCCTTTGTGAAAAAATTGCGCTCTTTTCCAAAGCTAATCTGTCGTGAGGTAACCTCCATGGCGTCAGCAATCTCCAGCTTGGGACCAGTCTCTGTGATGTGAGCCCATTCGTCCTCTGCAGACGTGTTTTGATTATAGTGCTTTTTTAGATCCTCTTCGCTCTTTGTCAGGCGATTGATGTGCTTTTCTGGCATGTAGTATGGTGGGAATGATACATTATGTTCTAGCAGTCGTTTGAAAAATACAAACTAATCTCAGATATGCTTATGATGGTATGTTGTAGTATGATGATCGAACCCTTTGTGGTTCCTGCGGGTGAAAAAACCCTAGAAGAATTCTGACACTCGCAGACATTTTGTGCTTGTTTTCCGACTTAGGCATATTAAGGGGGAAAAAATAGTTGCGTTAATGCTTACACCACAAGACCAAACATGGCTAAAGCACTGGCAACAAAACTCACCAGAAATAAGAAAAACGGCAATAGAGTGGAGAAAACAGCCAGCCTTTAATCGAATTGACAAGCCTAGCCGAATCCAAAGAGCAAGACGACTTGGATACAAGGCAAAGCAGGGCATCGTAGTGATCAGAACCCGTGTTGGTACCGGTGGTATGAGACGACAAAGACCAGTTGCAGGCAGAAGACCAAAGCACCTTGGTGTAACTCGAATCAAGGCAGACGTTAACATGCAGCAGGTAGCAGAGAAAAGAACCCAGGAAAAATACAAGAATCTGAAATTGCTTGGCTCGTACTTTTTGTACAAGGATGGATTTCATTATTGGTTTGAAGTTATCTTGGCAGACAAGGCACACCCAAGAATCTCAAAAGACAAAGAACTCCGCAAAAGAGTAATTCCTGCATAAATTGAAAGTTTTATTTGCATTTTTACTAGCTCTAATTGTTTTACCAATATCTGCAGAACCACTATCAGACAGAACCGGACTCAAGACAAGCTTTTCAGTTCCAGTAGGTGGGGACACGTTTTTTGTTGAGACAACTGCAAACTTTGATGTAAGAAATGTCTCGTTGGTTGATGATACGCTGATATTTGCAATCAATAGTAGCCTTGAGAAAAACATTGGTGAGATACAAATCCCAAATGGTCTGACTCAGGGAGTAATGCGCTTTACACTGGATGGGGCAGAAATAACGCCAAAGGTGCTACAAAATGAGCGAATTGTCTTTGTCACTTTGGAATTTGAAGGAAATGGAACTCATACTCTAGAGATGAGCAGTGACTTTGCTGCACCAAAAGAAACACCAATCATAGAAGAACAACCAATGAAAGAACCACAAAACAATGTTCTGATAGTTCTGGCAGCCGTTGGAATTGTTGCGGCAGGTGCTGGTGCTACCACTATGGCAGTTTATCTGAAGCGAAAAAAGGCCTAGCCTTCATTTAGCAGATCTTCAATCATGCCTTCGATGTGGCCTGACTGGCCAAACGATACATCGCGCAAGATTCCCTTTCTATCTACTAGAATGGTTGATGGTGTGCCTCTAAGCTGAAACTTGTCAAATGTCTCTGCAGAATATGCCTTTGATAGCATGTATTGTTCCACTCTTGCAATGATTTGCTTTTTGTAGTCTTCTGGCTGTGAGTCAAAGTCTGGCAGCTGGCTTTTGATAAACTCCATTACTTTTCCCTGCGATGGCTTGCCTGCAGTTTTCTCCAAATTGTCCATTGCCAGTGGGAATGGAATTTTATATGGAATTTTTCCGTCTGAGCTTTTACCATACATTGCAAGTGCCTTTTTTGTCTCACCGACTGTCTCGCCAGTCTTTGCCAATAATTCTAAATTCTCTACAGTGTTTTTATCAAAATCCTCAAATGCGGTTGCGATTCCCAAAACCCGCACGCCCTGATCCTTGTACTTGTTGTAGATGTTGATTGCCTCTGGAATTCCATACAAAAAGCATCCCGGACAATTAACCTGAAAGACCTCAACTAGTACGATGTGGTCTTTTTCCTGATCAAAGTTTGTGGGCATTCCCTGTACCCATTTTGATGTTCCAAAGTTTGGCGCCTTTTGGCCTATCTGCACTGACATTATTTTGGAATATTTTTGATTTATTATAAAATGTAATGCTCCAATTAGGATAATATAAGACCAAAAAATCTGCAGATCAAATGAGCATAGTTCCAGAAAAAAGACTTGCCCTTTTTGCAGAAATGGAGGACAGGTACGAAAAAAAGGATGTTGATTATTTTGTCGGATTGTTAAACAACGAAGACTATGTCATTAGAACCAGAGCAACATGCATACTGGTTGACTTTGGCGGCGAGGACAAGATTCCATATATCGCAAAGGTCCTAAAACACGATGACAACGAGCTGGTCCGACACGAGGCAGCATTTTCATTGGGGCAAATGGGTTATAGAAGCTCAATTCCTCACCTGGAAGACGCCACTAGTAATGATCCTAGCATGTTTGTTAGACACGAGGCCGCAATTGCGTTAGGTGTTGTTGGCGCAAAAGAGGCAATCCCTACATTGACCAAAGCACTAGATGATCCAAGTGAGCCTGTAGTGGAATCTGCAATTGTGGCGCTATCGAATCTGCAGTTCATGGAAAAGCTATCAAAGAACGAAAAATTTGCTAAACTAACTGGCGGCTAGAGCAAGGCAACCTTGGTTCCGTCTTGGCTTGACTCAAACTGGTAGATTTTTTCAACCGACGAATCCTCAAATATTTCAGCATCATGCGTTATTATGATAAACTGTAGAGGGCCTGCATTTCCATTTGATATGTCAGATAATTGAGATAATACTCGCACCAAGGACTTTCTTCTCTCGCTGTCTAGGTGTGTAGTTGGCTCATCCAATATGACAAAATTGAGATTTGATGATCCAAGCAAATGTGTCATGCCTAAACGCAATGACAATGCAACACTAACTTGCTCGCCGCCAGATAGCGAGTCAATGTCAATTATGGTGTTCTTTGAATAACATGTAATGGAAATGTCGCGAGTCTTCTCAGCTAGTGTTATTCGATGAATCTTTGTGTTTAGCATTGCAAGGTAATCTGATGCTTTACCGGATATGGTGGATAGGGCCCACGACCTTAGGCTGGTCGCAACAGGACCGTCGCGATTGTAGATATTATCTTGAATTTCGTCCAGTTTTGTCAGATATTCCTTGACGTGGTTTAGCTCAACTAGAATGGTGTTTATTTTTTCAATTCTTTGAGAAGCCTGGGTAATTTTTTGCGTGATTGCACCATATTCTTGGTCTATTTTGCTTAGCTCATTTTTTGTTGTCTCTAGTTGTGATTTTGTTTTGAGAAACTCTGAGGGGACAAATCCGACTATGTCTTTTTGGAGCGATTCTATTTTTTCGTATAATGTCTTTGCATGCGAGTCGATCTCTGATGCCTCGAGTAGTCCGCCAGACGTGGCTATTGTGAGGGGTATCTTTTGGATTTGTGCCTTTTGCGATGCTACTTCCGAAATTAGGGCACTGATCTGATCTTTGTTTTGTATGGAATGCGCATCAAGTGTTGCCTTGGCAGCAGTTGCCTTTTTGACCTGTTCTGATATTTCTGATTCAATCTTTGCTGTCTGCTGTCTTTTTTCTTCCAGGGACTTGATTTGTGATTTTAGATTTTCTTGCTCTAGTTTGAGGTGCTCTACTTGAAAGACTGGATTTAACTTGTCCACATGCGAGTCACAAACCGGACATTTACCATCTTGGAGCTGGAGTTTTTTTGCCATCTCTGCATGTTCGTTTAGAATTGCCTTTTTTGTCTCATGTTCAGTTATCTTTTTGCGAGTCCCTTCAATTTCGGTTTTTATTGTATGCATGGTGTATTCTAGTTCGTCTTTTTTGTTTGCCATCTCAAAGCAGTCCTGACAATCACGTATTTTGCGCTCTTTTTCAGTTATGTTTTTCTGAATTGAAATGATTGCATCTCTTACATATTTTGTAAATTCTGATTTGCGATCCTCTATTTGCTTTAGGATGGATTCCTTGGCGGAATCTGTATCTACTTGATGTTGTAGTGCTTCTACCTCTTTTGCTTTGGTCTGTTTTTTGTTTTGTAATTCTGCCAGATGTGGTTCTGATTCTTTGATCTCTTGTCTTTTCTCTTGCATCTCTACTGTAAGAAGTGGAATATGGGTATCATCATATCCGAATTTTTTGTAAATTGTCTGTCTGAAATTTTTCTGGGCAACTTTGAGGTTCTCTGATGCCAAATCAAGCTTGTCGATTCCAATTATTGCGTTTAGTAGCTCTTTGAACTCCTTTGGCTTTGCCTTTATGATGGAATTAAGCTCGCCCTGCTGGACAATTGATGCTATCTTGAGTTTCTGAAAGTCAAGGCCAAGTGTTGTCTCTATTTCATGAGTGGTTGATTCCCCAAACTGTCTGCGCTCACCGGCGGCCTTTACTAGTTCTTGGTCTCCCTGAATCTCTACAAATTGGGCTGCAAGCGTGCCTTTTGCGTCTATTTTTCGGGTAACTTCGTATTTTCGGTTCCTGGCAGAGAATCTGACCTTGACGTATGCCTGACTTGTCCCACGCCGAATCAGGCTCTTGTTTGATTTTCTGGTGTGCTCCCCAAAAAGACCAAATGTTATTGCATCAATGATACTTGATTTTCCGGCCCCATTATGCCCAACAAAGACAGTGACACCGTCCTCAAAGTCCAGCTTTGTCTCAGAGTGGGAAATGAAATTACCAAGCTCAATTGAGGTGATCATTTCTTGCTCCTGAATCGCTCAAATTCTTCCAGTATTGCCTGCTCTGCCTCTTTGATCTTGTTTGTGGATAGTAATGGTAATAGTTCCTGGATTGCAAATGTCGCATTTTCCTGTGTTCCCAAATAATTGATTGCCAGTCTGAATAATTCATCGTCAATACTTGATGGTCGCTCTAATAGAACAGAACCTCCTGAATCCTCTACCTGTGTTATCTTCCAGGTATAGTGTAGGGTGTGTGGAGCTAGTCGTGTAATTTGTGATTGAATGATATCTGAATCAATGTTGTTGCCATGAATTTTTATCTCAATGATTGGCTTTTTTGAATACCCTGTAATCTTTGCAATTGTTTTTGTAATGGATTCATTTAGGTTTTCAAACTCTACTCTGTCTGAGAGTTGTGGCCGTGTGTCTAGCTTTATCCAGCTTGGCCTTGCCTCTGATGTTGATATATCAACTTCGTAGAATCCTTTCTGCGTCTCCTTGATTCCTTCACTTGTTGTCATTTCTATGGATCCTGGATATGCGACTGGTCCGCCCAAATGAGAGAACTGTTTTAGGAATTTGTCGTGGAGATGGCCCATCGCATAATATGTAAAGTTCTTTGGCAGATCCGTTGATGATAATTCCCCTGCAAACTGGTTTATCTCAGAGATTCCCTGGTGCATTACCAGTATTTTGTGGCCTTGGTGGCTTGCAGCAATTTTATCAATCTCCGAGAATTTATCATAAAACTTGGACATCTCGCCGCGCCTGATCTTATCAAACCCTGCAATCAGTACACCTTTGTGTATGATTGGTGTGCCTTGGCCAACATATTTTGAGAATCCTAGGTTGTGGTACACGTATGGAATTGGGGATGAGCGAATCCTGGATATGTCATGCTCGCCTAGAACAAAAAACGACTCGACGTTGTTTTGTTTTAGTCGTTTTAGTGCATTTGCCATCTGTAGGATGGCAGTGCCTGATGGGTTTGGGACATGAAAGATATCACCTGCAAAAATCACAAAATCAACATGGTCTTTGATGGATGTGTCAATGGACTCGTTGAACACCAAATACACATCGTCCTCTCGTTCTTGTAGGCCATACTGCGTTAGGCCCAAGTGAGTATCAGAGATGTGTGAGAAGATCATTTTCAATCAAGTAATAGATCTTTTTGTATTAATCCTTGCGTGGACTCGGCAATTTT belongs to Candidatus Nitrosotenuis cloacae and includes:
- a CDS encoding 50S ribosomal protein L15e, whose protein sequence is MLTPQDQTWLKHWQQNSPEIRKTAIEWRKQPAFNRIDKPSRIQRARRLGYKAKQGIVVIRTRVGTGGMRRQRPVAGRRPKHLGVTRIKADVNMQQVAEKRTQEKYKNLKLLGSYFLYKDGFHYWFEVILADKAHPRISKDKELRKRVIPA
- a CDS encoding peroxiredoxin family protein, producing the protein MSVQIGQKAPNFGTSKWVQGMPTNFDQEKDHIVLVEVFQVNCPGCFLYGIPEAINIYNKYKDQGVRVLGIATAFEDFDKNTVENLELLAKTGETVGETKKALAMYGKSSDGKIPYKIPFPLAMDNLEKTAGKPSQGKVMEFIKSQLPDFDSQPEDYKKQIIARVEQYMLSKAYSAETFDKFQLRGTPSTILVDRKGILRDVSFGQSGHIEGMIEDLLNEG
- a CDS encoding HEAT repeat domain-containing protein, which gives rise to MSIVPEKRLALFAEMEDRYEKKDVDYFVGLLNNEDYVIRTRATCILVDFGGEDKIPYIAKVLKHDDNELVRHEAAFSLGQMGYRSSIPHLEDATSNDPSMFVRHEAAIALGVVGAKEAIPTLTKALDDPSEPVVESAIVALSNLQFMEKLSKNEKFAKLTGG
- a CDS encoding AAA family ATPase, producing the protein MITSIELGNFISHSETKLDFEDGVTVFVGHNGAGKSSIIDAITFGLFGEHTRKSNKSLIRRGTSQAYVKVRFSARNRKYEVTRKIDAKGTLAAQFVEIQGDQELVKAAGERRQFGESTTHEIETTLGLDFQKLKIASIVQQGELNSIIKAKPKEFKELLNAIIGIDKLDLASENLKVAQKNFRQTIYKKFGYDDTHIPLLTVEMQEKRQEIKESEPHLAELQNKKQTKAKEVEALQHQVDTDSAKESILKQIEDRKSEFTKYVRDAIISIQKNITEKERKIRDCQDCFEMANKKDELEYTMHTIKTEIEGTRKKITEHETKKAILNEHAEMAKKLQLQDGKCPVCDSHVDKLNPVFQVEHLKLEQENLKSQIKSLEEKRQQTAKIESEISEQVKKATAAKATLDAHSIQNKDQISALISEVASQKAQIQKIPLTIATSGGLLEASEIDSHAKTLYEKIESLQKDIVGFVPSEFLKTKSQLETTKNELSKIDQEYGAITQKITQASQRIEKINTILVELNHVKEYLTKLDEIQDNIYNRDGPVATSLRSWALSTISGKASDYLAMLNTKIHRITLAEKTRDISITCYSKNTIIDIDSLSGGEQVSVALSLRLGMTHLLGSSNLNFVILDEPTTHLDSERRKSLVRVLSQLSDISNGNAGPLQFIIITHDAEIFEDSSVEKIYQFESSQDGTKVALL
- a CDS encoding DNA repair exonuclease, whose product is MIFSHISDTHLGLTQYGLQEREDDVYLVFNESIDTSIKDHVDFVIFAGDIFHVPNPSGTAILQMANALKRLKQNNVESFFVLGEHDISRIRSSPIPYVYHNLGFSKYVGQGTPIIHKGVLIAGFDKIRRGEMSKFYDKFSEIDKIAASHQGHKILVMHQGISEINQFAGELSSTDLPKNFTYYAMGHLHDKFLKQFSHLGGPVAYPGSIEMTTSEGIKETQKGFYEVDISTSEARPSWIKLDTRPQLSDRVEFENLNESITKTIAKITGYSKKPIIEIKIHGNNIDSDIIQSQITRLAPHTLHYTWKITQVEDSGGSVLLERPSSIDDELFRLAINYLGTQENATFAIQELLPLLSTNKIKEAEQAILEEFERFRSKK